CCTCAGGTCCTCCAGCCCCCCATAGGGATCCAGAAGCTCCAGGGTGGCCAGGGAGAGGGCCATGGCGTTCACCGTATAGTCCCGCCTTTCCAAATCCTTGGCGATGGGGGCGGGCCGCACCTGGGGTAGGGCCCCGGGGTAGGGGTAGACCTCCTCCCGGCTTTCCGCCAGGTCCAGGGCGAGGCCAAAGGGAAGGCGCACCCTCCCCGTGCCGAAGGCGTAGTGAAGGGCGTAGCTCCCCCCGAAGCGCTCCACCAAAAAGCGGGCCACCTCCTCCGCCCGCACCCCCGGCTCCAGCACCAGGTCCACATCCGGTCCCGAGCGCCCCAGGAGGGCGTCCCGCACCGCGCCCCCCACCAGGTACACCCCTTGGGGAAAGGCCTCCTTGAGGGCCAGGACCACCCGCCGCGCCCCTTCGGGGAGCGCGGCGAGGATCCGCTCGCCCAAGGGGGCCTCCGGGGCGGGCCGCTTCCTGTAGAGGTCCGTACGGGTGAAGATGCCGAGGAGCCTGTACCCTTCCCCCACCCTCTCCCCCACCAAGACCCTGCCCCCAGCCTCCTTCAGCCGGGCCTCCGCCCGGGAGAGGGGGGTCTCCGGGGGCAGGACCACGGCCCGGGCCAGGAAGCCCTCCACGGGGTGGGCCAAAAGGCCCAGGCGCTCCGCCTTTTTCAGGTCCCGCCTCCTGGCCAGGCCCAAGACCCGCACTCCACCCCCCTCGAGGGGCACCACCACGGGCATGGCCCCGTACCCCCGCTCCTCCAGGGCCTTAAGGGCCTCCCGCACCGTGGTGGGGGAACATACCTCCACTGGAGAGGTCATGGCCTCCCTTAGGGTGGCCTCGGGGTCCAGGTACTGGGGAAGGCTTTGCAGAAGGCTCCGCAAGGCGGTCCTCTCCCCTTTGACCCGGGCGAAGGCCGCCCGGGGGTGCCCTCCGCCCCCCACCTGGGCCAGCCAGCGGGCCACGTCCAAGCGTTCCTTGCTCCGGGCGATGAGGAGCACCTCCCTCCCCAGGCGCAGGATCAGAAGCACCCCATCGGCTTCGTGGAGGTCCAAGAGGGTGTGGGCCAGGGGGGCCAGGGCGGGCACGTACCCCTCCTCCTTGGCCCGGGCCAAAAGGAGGCGGAAGCCCCCCTTCTCCACCACTCTGGCGCTTTTCAGAAGGTCCTGGAGGATGGCCCTGGCCTCCGGGCCCAGGTGGGGCCGGACCCAGGTCCGCACCCTGGGGATCTCCGCCCCCTCTAGGGCCAGAAAGTGGGCAGCCTCCAGGTCCAAGGGGGTGGTGGAGGGGAAGCTGAACCCCCCCGTGTCCTCCCAAATCCCCGCATAGGCCAGGGTGGCCTCCAAGGGGGTAAGGGCGAGGCCCCGCTCCCTCAGAAGGGGCACCAACAGGCTCACCGTGGCCCCCACCTCCTGGACCCGCCCCCCCACCGCGGGCACGTCCCCAGGGGAGCGGGGGTGGTGGTCAAAGACCA
The genomic region above belongs to Thermus sediminis and contains:
- a CDS encoding CBS domain-containing protein, which codes for MRVVVAHENLDFDALGSMVLAGKLFPGSVLAVVGGLEGPLKEIAPLLEDRLDLVPASEVPLGKVSEVVLVDNARPERIGPFRALVGRVPFLVFDHHPRSPGDVPAVGGRVQEVGATVSLLVPLLRERGLALTPLEATLAYAGIWEDTGGFSFPSTTPLDLEAAHFLALEGAEIPRVRTWVRPHLGPEARAILQDLLKSARVVEKGGFRLLLARAKEEGYVPALAPLAHTLLDLHEADGVLLILRLGREVLLIARSKERLDVARWLAQVGGGGHPRAAFARVKGERTALRSLLQSLPQYLDPEATLREAMTSPVEVCSPTTVREALKALEERGYGAMPVVVPLEGGGVRVLGLARRRDLKKAERLGLLAHPVEGFLARAVVLPPETPLSRAEARLKEAGGRVLVGERVGEGYRLLGIFTRTDLYRKRPAPEAPLGERILAALPEGARRVVLALKEAFPQGVYLVGGAVRDALLGRSGPDVDLVLEPGVRAEEVARFLVERFGGSYALHYAFGTGRVRLPFGLALDLAESREEVYPYPGALPQVRPAPIAKDLERRDYTVNAMALSLATLELLDPYGGLEDLRRRLLRPLHPLSFVEDPSRIVRGARLATRLSFRFAEEALKALPPALLPEVLATASKSRLRDELLLTLEEASFLEALALLEELGALYPLYRLRLPPREPFARLRPLEGSAKVWVEACLLLLLYFQEAPLERAQGLAVPKRLQEGLDLLLRAAKGEEVEREAFQKEPLRSAFLALFPEREGWLLEKPRFLRGRDLLEMGLKPGPAVGEILRRVAEARARGEVRTFEEELALARRLVGDGTLASPQ